Genomic window (Streptomyces sp. LX-29):
GGAGAGCACGCTGCCCCGGGTGCGCCCGCCGCCATCCGTGCTTCTGGCCCCGCTCATGCCCACTCCCACCCCGCGGAGGCGATGCCACGTTCCGCGTAGAACATCCGGTTCCGTATGCCCTTCGGCATGGAATCGCACCCTACCCGGCAGTATCGACGGCCGTCAGCCGTCGTACCTGGACGCACCGGCCGTCACGCCCCGGCTTCGGCCATCGTGCCGCGCGCGGGTGCCGGCCGACGCCGCCCGCACGCCGGCCCGCGCTCCCGCGCGCCCCCCAACGCTTCTCAGGTGCCGACCGACCTCGTCCGCGCGTCGGCCGGCGCCCCGCGCGTCAGCCCTCGCGCCCGTGCCCGTCGCCGTTCCCTCCGCCGTCCTTGGCCAGGAGCCGGCGGCGGCGCCACAGCACGATCGGCAGCGCGCCCGCCAAACCGAGGGCGGAGGGGGCCGCCGCCATCGCGGTGCTCAGCGCCGGCTGGTCGAAGGTGTCCGGCACCGGCAGCGTGGACCAGCGGTTGATCGGCCAGGCGACGACGATCGCGCGGCCCACGACCCCGTCCACCGAGATCGTGCCCTTGTCCAGATCCTGGTGGTAGCGCGAGTCGAGCGAGTCCTGGCGGTGGTCGCCCATCACCCACAGCCGACCCTCCGGGACCTTCACCGGCCCGAACGGCTTGTCGTCGCAGGCGGTGTCGCCGGGGAAGATGTACGGCTCGTCGAGGGCCTTGCCGTTGACCTTGACCGGGCCGCCCTTCTTGCACTCCACCGTGTCGCCGCCGACCGCGATAACCCGCTTGATCAGGTCCTTCTCCTCAGCCGAAGGCATCAGCCCGATGAAGCTGAGCACCTTCTGGACGCCCTCCACGATCGGGCCCGAGTCCTGCGGCTCGGTCTCCCCGAGCCAGCCGCCCGGATCGTGGAAGACCACGACCTCGCCGCGCTCCGGCTCGGCCCCGAACCACGGGGTGAGCTTGTCCACCAGCACCCGGTCGCCGCGCTGGAGGGTGTTCTGCATCGAGTCGGACGGGATCGAGAACGCCTGCAGGAGGAAGGTCTTGATCAGGAGCGCCAGCAGCAGCGCGATACCGATCAGCAGCGGCAGCTCCTTCCAGAAGGAGCGCTGCTTCGGCTTCGGCTTCCTGTCGTCGGCGCCGTCGCCCCCGGGGGCCGTGCCGCTCCGGTCCTCGCCGTCACCATCGGAGCCGGCAGAGTCGGAGGAGTCAGCGGTACCGGCGGAGTCAGCAGTACCGGCAGAGTCGGCGGAGGATCCGGATGAACCGGCGGAGTCGGCAGAGCCCGCGCGGGCGTCACCGCCGCGGTCGTCACCCTCGCCTCGCCCGGCCGTGGGACCGCCCACGCCCTCGGCGTCCTCCCGGGCCGCCACCCCGGCCTGCGCTCCCTTACCCGTGGGCTGCATGCCCGCGGGCGTCGCTTCGATGCCGGCCGTCGCGCCGCCTCCCGCAAGCGCACCGCGCTCGGCCCGCGCGTCGTTCTCGTGCCGCGGGGAACGTTCGGATGAGGGTGGCACGGTCCCCGGAGCGCCGCCTGCCGGAGCCGCGGCGCCCGGAGGGACGGCCCCCGGTACCCCGGCCCGTTCAGCCGTCTCCTCGACGGACGCGCCCTCCGGCGGCCCGGGCTGCCGCTCGGGCTCCTCGTGACCGGATCGCGCGCCGACCGCCAAATCCCCCACATCCACTCCTCTTGCCGCACTGCCGCCTGAGCCACGAACGGCGCAGGCCCACCACTCCCATAACGAGCGGGAGTTCCGCAGGGGTCGGGAGCTGGACCATTCCGTGCTGGTCCATGGGGGCAAGCCTATGCTCCGAGCCGCCCTCCGCCCGTGTCGTGGCCGTCGGCGCGTCCCGCACGGAGGCGTATGTTTCGGGCTCCTCCAGTCGCCGCCAGTGTCCGAACGGCCACGCGATGACCATGGCCCGGCCGACCACCAGGTCCTCGGAGATCGTGCCCTGCCCCTCCTCGTCGAGGTGGTAGCGCGAGTCCGCGGAGTCCTCGCGGTGGTCACCCATCACGAAGAGCCGCCCCTTGGGCACGGTGACCTTGAACTTGACCTCCGAGGGCCGGTTGCCCGGATGCAGATAGGACTCGTTCAGGGGGGTTCCGTTGACGGTGACCCGACCGTCCTTGTCGCAGCACTCCACCGTGTCGCCACCGACGCCGATGACACGCTTGATGAGGTCCTGCTCGTCGTCGGAGGGCAGCAGCCCGATGAAGGTCAGGAACTGCTTGCCC
Coding sequences:
- the lepB gene encoding signal peptidase I, whose translation is MQPTGKGAQAGVAAREDAEGVGGPTAGRGEGDDRGGDARAGSADSAGSSGSSADSAGTADSAGTADSSDSAGSDGDGEDRSGTAPGGDGADDRKPKPKQRSFWKELPLLIGIALLLALLIKTFLLQAFSIPSDSMQNTLQRGDRVLVDKLTPWFGAEPERGEVVVFHDPGGWLGETEPQDSGPIVEGVQKVLSFIGLMPSAEEKDLIKRVIAVGGDTVECKKGGPVKVNGKALDEPYIFPGDTACDDKPFGPVKVPEGRLWVMGDHRQDSLDSRYHQDLDKGTISVDGVVGRAIVVAWPINRWSTLPVPDTFDQPALSTAMAAAPSALGLAGALPIVLWRRRRLLAKDGGGNGDGHGREG
- the lepB gene encoding signal peptidase I — protein: MGSRGRPRYGSRRASGPARGAVPGTDTGTGADAGTDTGAGEEARPPGRAPRRAPVGRAERRKTLRRIKRRRRRSAVKEIPILVGVALLIALVLKTFLVQAFVIPSGSMEQTIRIGDRVLVDKLTPWFGAKPERGDVVVFKDPGDWLKDERKPPKEDPVVIKQGKQFLTFIGLLPSDDEQDLIKRVIGVGGDTVECCDKDGRVTVNGTPLNESYLHPGNRPSEVKFKVTVPKGRLFVMGDHREDSADSRYHLDEEGQGTISEDLVVGRAMVIAWPFGHWRRLEEPETYASVRDAPTATTRAEGGSEHRLAPMDQHGMVQLPTPAELPLVMGVVGLRRSWLRRQCGKRSGCGGFGGRRAIRSRGARAAARAAGGRVRRGDG